TCAGGTTCTTTATCAAATGAGTCCAATTCATCTTCAGATACACTGGAATTACTTACATCGGAAGGAGGATTGCTAGGTTGACTTGAAGTTAAGACATCATTTATTGTATTCCCATTAGCGGAATCAGTAGCACTTTGTGAACCATTTACAGGTTTTAATTGTACAGGAGTATGTGGATTCTGTGAATGAATTTCTACTGCTTGAGTGAAGGACTGTCCTAAAGGTGTTGACACTTTTTCaacatatgtatttttatcagGGGCTGTCTGTTCTTTATTAGAATGCATTGGAGATTTatgattataattattaGTCCCAAGGATATATATTGTTcgtgatatattattacttTTTAGATTTGGAGATTTATCATGAAGTAGTTTAACTGAAACACaagtattattataatttttatcatattcaGTTTCATAAGATACGTATCCACCATTTAAATTAACAACATTCTCCACTTTACCATGTTCAGATTTAGCAGTAGGTACAATATAATGATCATTTTCCTTCAAAACATATTGTTTCAAATCGTCCTTTATATCTGAACAGTCATTAGAAATAGGGGTAGTATGGTCACCTACAAAAACAAGCGCGTCATTAAAATTAGTAAGATGTGGTTGAGATTGATCTATGATTTGTCTTTTATATAACAGATATAGCATTGCGATATAATGTTTGATCATTTATTGATTGCGGTGTTACACCTGAATTATCTGATGGTACTGTGCTTTGAGATGATTCAGAACTTCCATCTGCAGTTATTCCCTTTTCTCCGACATTTTGTGAAGTGTTATGCGACACTTCTCCACattctaaattttttggtACACAGGATTCATCTTCACAGTTGGGTTTCGATATTCTTTGTTCTTCCAATTCAGTTGTTTCAATTCCATGTTTTCCATCCCCATCGCGCGGTTCGTCCTTTTTAGTTTCCAATTTAGTGATTTTGTCTTGCTCTGATTTCCACTGCCTAGGACATTTAGAATATTTATTAGactttaataataatttttctacatCATCCGCAATATACGAATGTGTGTTTTTGGAACGAACTTCATAACATACGCCATAAATATTCTTTTGATCATCTAAatacttatttatttcttcacattttttggtAAATAAACTTTCATCCGTTTGTATATCTAATTCagcaattttctttttaatgtcACTTTCAATATCATCATATACAGCTAAACAACCTTCTCCATTAGAAGTTACTTTTCTTCTAAAAGACGTAAAATTTACATTAGACATTGCTTGATCATTAATTAGAGTTATagcaatttttcctttcgttttaataaatgatatagagaaattatttttatagata
This DNA window, taken from Plasmodium cynomolgi strain B DNA, scaffold: 0437, whole genome shotgun sequence, encodes the following:
- a CDS encoding hypothetical protein (putative) translates to MVNYCNAGVSIYKNNFSISFIKTKGKIAITLINDQAMSNVNFTSFRRKVTSNGEGCLAVYDDIESDIKKKIAELDIQTDESLFTKKCEEINKYLDDQKNIYGVCYEVRSKNTHSYIADDVEKLLLKSNKYSKCPRQWKSEQDKITKLETKKDEPRDGDGKHGIETTELEEQRISKPNCEDESCVPKNLECGEVSHNTSQNVGEKGITADGSSESSQSTVPSDNSGVTPQSINDQTLYRNAISVI